GCCGCCCGAAATGCGGCGCGTCGGCTACGTGCTTCAAGCCGGGTTCCTCTTCCCGCACATGACCGTGTGGCAAAACATCGCGTACGGGATCCGCCGGCGCATCCGGCCCGACGACCCAGAAATCCGTCCCCTCCTCGAAGTCACGCGCCTCCCACCTCTCCTCGGGCGAAAGCCGCACACCCTTTCCGGAGGTGAGCGTCAGCGCGTCGCCCTCGTCCGCGCCCTCGCCACCCAACCCGACGTCCTCCTCCTCGACGAACCCTTTGCCAACCTGGACCAAACGCTCAAGGAGGACCTCTACGCCACCCTCCTCGAACTCGTGGCCATGAGGCCCATTCCCGTCCTCCTCGTCACCCACGACCCCGAAGAGCGCGACCGCCTCGCCGAAGACGTCCTCTTCCTCGAGCGCGGGCGCGCATCCCAAAATCCTCGTTGGAAACCCAGGAGGGATTCCCTATGGAAACCGCACGCCTCCGCGGACGCACGCCCCGCATCTTCCGCCCCCGAAGCGCCCTCGTCCTCGCCGTCGCCCTTTTCACTCTCCTCGCCCTGAGCCTCGGTGGCTGCGGCGGAAAGGCGGCGCAGGAGGCCCCGCCGTCCCAAGAGGCG
This is a stretch of genomic DNA from Brockia lithotrophica. It encodes these proteins:
- a CDS encoding ATP-binding cassette domain-containing protein: MLYVDVEKRLAEFSLVVRHAFPPGITAVFGPSGSGKSTLLNLIAGLLLPDRGTIRLGERVFVGEGTKPLPPEMRRVGYVLQAGFLFPHMTVWQNIAYGIRRRIRPDDPEIRPLLEVTRLPPLLGRKPHTLSGGERQRVALVRALATQPDVLLLDEPFANLDQTLKEDLYATLLELVAMRPIPVLLVTHDPEERDRLAEDVLFLERGRASQNPRWKPRRDSLWKPHASADARPASSAPEAPSSSPSPFSLSSP